From Rhodoferax sp. AJA081-3, the proteins below share one genomic window:
- a CDS encoding response regulator: MHKLLARQIKRVLDVDPLCLPALQQEFNRLASSGVLSVQAAQLLHGLPVFLQRVDEAYAQSDRDLELKTRSLELSSVELTQKNARLREDLASRTRAIDSLRASARDLMASIDTDQTLAADDNLETLSALMRELVTQHEESQRDLQEALTDLAYQKFALDQHAIVSITNLAGDITYANDKFCQISGYSRAEVLNQNHRLINSKTHSPEFFADMWEQITSGMVWHGEICNRNKGGTLYWVAATIVPLANDAGRPTMFIAIRTDITERKRMEASMKAAEARLRHITNTVPGAVFQWHVAPDHYRYTFISERVREVLGFTPEELKRDATLTTAQIFKEDRARVVSGVLDAARRRVVWRGDYRVRLQEGALRWIRAEIDPEPDLASDGATVFTGIWQDITALKEADSRLREVTENIPVAVFQYYAEPDGRLKITFISDSIEAICGVRADAILDTTALLLDRVYPEDQDVFSTGLGVANAHAQAQAVDFRMVHLQTGAIVWVHGEAHPRQLSHGGWVWNGYFTDITASKQAEAELQKAKDDAEAASHAKSDFLANMSHEIRTPMNGVIGMTELLLDTTLDAEQREYLSIVKSSADALLRVINDILDFSKIEAGKLLIEHIPFHLGHAVADTLKSVALRANEKGLELVSDVAEDVSMGVLGDPGRLRQILLNIIGNAIKFTERGEIVVRVAHASAHERPATLHFSVRDSGIGIPLDKQQAIFDAFSQEDSSTTRRYGGTGLGLTICARLVAAMGGRIWVESVPGQGSTFHFTLQMDVDTSAPVLLAPVVRFAGSKALIVDDNAVNRLVLSRTLESEGVITHTAASGQEALDWLDAASLQGHPCDLILLDAQMPDMDGFAAAEQVGRMQKLRKIPIVMLSSAGVKGDAQRASDVGIVGYLSKPIARDELLQALARVLNADTSQPQALVTSHLIRESQVLLNVLLVEDHVVNQKLAVTLLTRWGHHVEVAANGQIALDMFAQHAFDVILMDMMMPVMDGLEATRRIRAMETDRHTPIIAMTANAMESDRERCLAAGMDEYLSKPIKAQELQQMLQHFSSPRALRLQTQAALLAASPPPSAAFDYAHGITLVDQDVLHIIAQPFVNQWPQELKRLRDGLAQGDLQSVLHVAHALKGTLAMFGAEPAGALAFEMEQCAIAQNAAGAQVRLSLLEIEMEKLIPVIPLEETN; this comes from the coding sequence ATGCACAAGCTGCTTGCGCGCCAGATCAAGCGCGTCCTGGACGTCGATCCACTGTGTCTGCCTGCGCTGCAGCAGGAGTTCAATCGATTGGCGTCCAGCGGAGTGCTGTCTGTGCAGGCTGCACAACTTCTCCATGGTCTGCCTGTCTTTCTGCAGCGGGTGGATGAAGCTTATGCGCAGAGTGACCGTGACCTGGAGCTCAAGACCCGTAGTCTGGAGCTCAGCTCGGTCGAACTGACCCAAAAGAATGCCCGCCTGCGCGAAGATCTTGCCAGTCGCACCCGTGCCATTGACTCCCTGCGTGCCTCAGCGCGTGACCTCATGGCTTCTATCGACACAGACCAGACTCTGGCCGCTGACGATAACCTTGAGACCCTGTCTGCCTTGATGCGAGAACTGGTTACCCAGCACGAAGAAAGCCAGCGCGACTTGCAGGAGGCGCTGACTGACCTGGCTTATCAAAAATTTGCGCTTGACCAGCATGCAATTGTCAGCATCACCAACCTGGCCGGCGACATAACTTACGCGAACGACAAGTTTTGTCAGATCAGTGGTTATTCACGCGCCGAAGTATTGAACCAAAACCACAGGCTCATCAACTCCAAGACCCATAGCCCCGAGTTTTTCGCAGACATGTGGGAGCAAATCACATCTGGCATGGTCTGGCATGGTGAGATATGCAATCGCAACAAGGGGGGTACTCTCTACTGGGTGGCTGCCACCATCGTCCCTCTGGCCAATGACGCGGGTAGGCCCACGATGTTCATTGCGATTCGTACCGACATCACCGAGCGCAAGCGCATGGAAGCGTCCATGAAGGCGGCAGAAGCACGCCTGCGCCACATTACCAACACGGTGCCGGGTGCTGTTTTCCAGTGGCATGTCGCGCCAGACCATTACCGTTACACCTTCATCAGCGAGCGTGTGCGCGAGGTGTTGGGCTTCACGCCAGAAGAGTTGAAGCGCGACGCGACATTGACCACCGCGCAGATATTCAAGGAAGACCGCGCCCGAGTGGTCAGTGGTGTGCTGGATGCGGCCCGCAGGCGCGTTGTTTGGCGTGGCGACTACCGGGTGCGGTTGCAAGAGGGGGCTCTGCGCTGGATTCGTGCAGAAATTGATCCTGAACCCGACCTGGCAAGCGATGGTGCCACGGTATTCACGGGTATCTGGCAAGACATTACTGCGCTCAAAGAGGCAGATTCACGGTTGCGTGAAGTGACTGAAAATATCCCCGTAGCCGTATTTCAGTACTACGCGGAGCCCGACGGAAGGCTAAAGATCACCTTCATCAGCGACTCTATCGAAGCGATATGCGGTGTGCGTGCAGATGCCATTCTGGACACCACTGCGCTGTTGCTGGACCGCGTCTACCCTGAAGACCAGGATGTCTTCTCCACTGGGCTGGGGGTAGCGAATGCCCATGCCCAGGCGCAAGCGGTGGACTTTCGTATGGTGCATCTGCAAACCGGTGCCATCGTTTGGGTACACGGCGAAGCCCACCCGCGCCAGCTCTCCCATGGCGGTTGGGTCTGGAATGGCTATTTCACCGACATTACCGCTTCCAAGCAGGCTGAGGCTGAGCTACAAAAAGCCAAAGACGACGCAGAGGCCGCAAGCCATGCAAAGTCGGACTTCCTGGCCAATATGAGCCATGAAATTCGGACACCCATGAACGGCGTCATTGGCATGACGGAGCTGCTGCTCGATACCACGCTGGATGCGGAGCAACGGGAATACCTCAGCATCGTGAAGTCGTCTGCGGATGCGCTGCTACGGGTGATCAACGACATTCTGGATTTCTCCAAGATAGAAGCCGGTAAGCTGCTGATAGAACACATACCCTTCCATCTGGGCCATGCGGTTGCAGACACCCTGAAGTCGGTTGCTCTGCGCGCCAATGAAAAGGGTCTGGAACTCGTGTCTGACGTGGCAGAAGATGTTTCCATGGGTGTGCTAGGCGACCCAGGGCGTTTGCGCCAGATTCTGTTGAACATCATTGGCAACGCCATCAAGTTCACCGAAAGGGGCGAAATAGTGGTCCGTGTCGCCCATGCCAGTGCGCATGAGCGGCCAGCGACATTGCACTTTTCCGTGCGTGACAGTGGCATCGGCATTCCGTTGGACAAGCAACAGGCCATATTTGATGCGTTCTCGCAGGAGGACAGCTCGACCACCCGCAGATACGGCGGTACCGGCCTGGGCCTGACCATTTGTGCACGCCTGGTGGCGGCTATGGGTGGCCGTATCTGGGTCGAGAGTGTGCCGGGCCAAGGCAGCACGTTCCACTTCACGCTGCAAATGGATGTGGATACCAGTGCACCTGTGTTGCTGGCTCCCGTTGTGCGGTTCGCCGGAAGCAAGGCACTGATCGTCGATGACAACGCGGTCAATCGCTTGGTGTTATCGCGTACCCTGGAAAGTGAAGGGGTGATCACCCACACCGCGGCTAGCGGACAGGAGGCTCTGGACTGGCTGGACGCAGCTTCGCTGCAGGGGCATCCCTGCGATCTGATTCTGCTGGATGCGCAAATGCCTGATATGGACGGGTTTGCCGCAGCCGAACAGGTTGGTCGTATGCAGAAGTTGCGCAAGATCCCCATTGTGATGCTGTCCTCCGCAGGCGTGAAGGGCGATGCGCAACGGGCCAGTGACGTGGGCATAGTGGGTTACCTCAGCAAACCCATAGCACGGGATGAACTGCTGCAGGCGCTTGCGCGGGTGTTGAATGCAGATACCTCTCAACCCCAGGCGCTGGTGACCAGTCATCTCATCCGCGAGAGCCAGGTGCTGCTCAATGTGTTGCTGGTGGAGGACCATGTTGTCAACCAGAAACTGGCCGTGACCCTGTTGACGCGATGGGGCCACCACGTGGAAGTTGCTGCCAATGGCCAGATCGCACTGGATATGTTTGCGCAACATGCATTTGACGTCATCCTGATGGACATGATGATGCCCGTGATGGATGGGCTGGAAGCCACGCGGCGTATCCGTGCGATGGAGACCGACCGACATACCCCCATCATTGCCATGACCGCCAATGCCATGGAGTCCGACCGTGAGCGTTGCCTGGCCGCAGGCATGGACGAATACCTGTCCAAACCCATCAAGGCCCAGGAGTTGCAGCAGATGCTGCAGCATTTCTCGTCACCTCGCGCTCTGCGTCTGCAGACGCAGGCTGCTCTCCTTGCTGCAAGCCCACCCCCGTCGGCGGCATTCGACTATGCCCATGGCATTACGTTGGTCGACCAGGATGTGCTGCACATCATTGCTCAACCCTTTGTGAACCAGTGGCCGCAGGAGTTGAAAAGATTGCGCGACGGCCTTGCGCAGGGCGACCTGCAGTCAGTGTTGCACGTAGCACACGCCCTCAAGGGAACTCTGGCCATGTTTGGGGCGGAGCCGGCAGGTGCCTTGGCTTTCGAAATGGAGCAATGTGCGATCGCTCAGAACGCGGCGGGCGCTCAGGTGCGGCTGAGTTTGCTGGAAATAGAAATGGAGAAGCTGATCCCGGTCATACCTCTTGAAGAGACAAACTGA
- a CDS encoding malonyl-CoA synthase: MSPQNNLNHNLFAALRAAFPADLDAVAVETDNGLNYSWRDLDRSTAMLANLLQSLKLPAGSRIAVQVEKSVEALALYLATLRAGYVFLPLNTAYQSGEIEYFISNAAPAVVVCSPKNFGWVSKIAFKAGTQNVFTLGDDRTGSLLERAAHCSDQHTVAQCAADDLAAILYTSGTTGRSKGAMLTHGNLLSNAQVLKDYWGWQAGDVLMHVLPIFHVHGLFVAVHGALLNGSKMLWMAKFEPKRVLQKLPEATVFMGVPTLYVRLLAEPGLDKQVVRNMRLFIAGSAPLLIETFTEWQARTGHTILERYGMSETAMLTSNPYAADARYGGQSQRRGGTVGFPLPGVQLRVQDDDGKDLPVGEIGGIQVKGPNVFAGYWQMPEKTKEEFTPDGFFKTGDVGKVDADGYVTIVGRSKDLIISGGYNVYPAEIEGYINSLDGVAESAVVGVPDADFGEVGVAVIVCKPGVKLEPQNIVAALKTMLANFKIPKRCYVVAELPRNTMGKVQKNLLRAEYAGPT; encoded by the coding sequence ATGAGCCCCCAGAACAACCTCAACCACAACCTCTTTGCCGCCTTGCGCGCGGCCTTTCCCGCCGACCTAGACGCCGTGGCGGTAGAGACCGACAACGGCCTGAACTACTCCTGGCGTGACCTGGACCGCAGCACCGCCATGCTGGCCAACCTGCTGCAGTCGCTGAAACTGCCTGCAGGCTCGCGCATCGCCGTGCAGGTCGAGAAATCGGTCGAGGCACTGGCGCTGTACCTGGCCACGCTGCGCGCCGGTTATGTGTTCCTGCCGCTGAACACCGCCTACCAAAGCGGCGAGATCGAATACTTCATAAGCAATGCCGCACCGGCCGTGGTGGTCTGCAGCCCAAAGAACTTTGGTTGGGTTAGCAAGATCGCCTTCAAGGCCGGCACCCAAAACGTGTTCACGCTGGGTGATGACCGTACGGGCTCCCTGCTGGAGCGGGCGGCGCACTGCAGCGACCAACACACCGTGGCCCAATGCGCGGCCGATGACCTGGCCGCCATCCTCTACACCAGCGGCACTACCGGCCGCAGCAAGGGAGCGATGCTGACCCACGGCAACCTGCTGAGCAATGCCCAGGTGCTGAAGGACTACTGGGGTTGGCAAGCGGGTGATGTGCTGATGCATGTGTTGCCCATCTTCCACGTCCACGGCCTGTTTGTGGCGGTGCATGGCGCGTTGCTCAACGGCAGCAAGATGCTCTGGATGGCCAAATTCGAGCCCAAACGTGTGCTGCAAAAACTGCCCGAGGCAACGGTCTTCATGGGGGTGCCCACGCTATACGTGCGCCTGCTGGCCGAGCCGGGGCTGGACAAACAGGTGGTGCGCAATATGCGCCTGTTCATAGCAGGGTCCGCCCCTTTGCTAATTGAAACCTTCACCGAATGGCAGGCCCGCACCGGCCACACCATTCTGGAGCGGTATGGCATGAGTGAAACGGCCATGTTGACCTCCAACCCCTACGCAGCCGATGCGCGTTACGGTGGCCAGAGTCAGCGCCGAGGTGGCACGGTGGGCTTTCCGCTGCCAGGCGTGCAACTGCGCGTGCAGGACGACGATGGCAAAGATCTGCCAGTGGGCGAGATTGGCGGCATCCAGGTCAAAGGCCCCAATGTGTTCGCCGGCTACTGGCAGATGCCGGAGAAGACGAAAGAAGAATTCACGCCCGACGGCTTCTTCAAGACCGGCGACGTGGGCAAGGTCGATGCCGATGGCTACGTGACCATTGTGGGCCGCAGCAAGGACCTGATCATTAGCGGCGGCTACAACGTCTACCCGGCGGAGATCGAGGGATATATCAACAGCCTGGACGGTGTTGCCGAAAGTGCGGTGGTGGGTGTACCGGATGCGGATTTTGGCGAGGTGGGGGTCGCTGTGATTGTCTGCAAGCCAGGCGTCAAGCTGGAGCCGCAAAATATTGTGGCCGCGCTCAAGACAATGCTGGCAAACTTCAAAATACCCAAGCGGTGTTACGTGGTGGCCGAGCTGCCACGCAATACCATGGGAAAAGTGCAGAAAAATCTGTTGCGCGCGGAGTACGCTGGCCCAACTTAG
- a CDS encoding HD domain-containing phosphohydrolase, with product MAHQVLIIDDTEINLILFAALVKKLGDCVPHTFAQAREALAWLVGNDPDLIIVDYMMPDIDGLEFMRLLREIPGRDVVPVVMITANDQKQLRYRALDLGANDFLTKPVDKVEFLARTRNMLLVSDARKQLTDRAMWLADEVRKATVEIVARERETVFRLCKAAEYRDPETGAHILRMAHYSQLIARGLGLALEDQELLLEAAPMHDIGKVGIADKILLKPGRLDADEFEVMKMHAVFGYELLKGSSSKVLQAGAEIALGHHEKFDGTGYPAGMRGADIPLFSRIVAVADVFDALTSERPYKEAWTLEAAVDFLVAGSGTHFDPQCVQAFLNAWEDVMEIRNRYQEEAA from the coding sequence GTGGCCCATCAAGTACTGATCATTGACGACACTGAGATCAATCTCATTCTGTTTGCCGCGCTGGTGAAGAAGCTTGGTGATTGTGTGCCACACACCTTTGCGCAAGCCCGTGAAGCACTTGCCTGGTTGGTTGGTAATGATCCCGACTTGATTATTGTGGACTACATGATGCCCGATATCGATGGCCTGGAGTTCATGCGCTTGTTGCGCGAAATTCCCGGCCGGGATGTGGTTCCGGTTGTCATGATTACGGCCAATGACCAGAAGCAGCTGCGTTACCGGGCATTGGACCTTGGTGCCAACGACTTCTTGACAAAACCTGTCGATAAAGTGGAGTTTCTGGCGCGCACACGCAATATGTTGCTGGTGAGTGATGCGCGCAAACAACTGACGGACCGCGCCATGTGGCTGGCTGACGAAGTACGAAAAGCCACAGTGGAAATCGTGGCACGGGAGCGGGAGACTGTTTTTCGACTGTGCAAGGCTGCTGAGTACCGAGACCCGGAGACAGGTGCCCACATCTTGCGTATGGCCCACTACTCCCAATTGATTGCTCGTGGTCTGGGCTTGGCTTTAGAGGATCAGGAATTGTTGCTGGAAGCTGCGCCCATGCACGATATTGGCAAGGTGGGGATAGCCGACAAAATTCTGCTCAAGCCGGGGCGACTCGATGCAGACGAATTTGAGGTTATGAAGATGCATGCCGTTTTTGGCTACGAGCTGTTGAAGGGGAGTTCTTCCAAGGTCTTGCAAGCCGGGGCCGAAATCGCCCTTGGGCACCACGAGAAGTTCGATGGAACAGGTTATCCAGCGGGTATGCGGGGGGCGGACATCCCTTTATTCAGTCGAATAGTCGCTGTCGCTGACGTCTTTGATGCGCTTACTTCTGAACGGCCTTACAAAGAAGCATGGACCCTGGAAGCGGCGGTTGACTTTTTGGTCGCTGGCTCCGGTACTCATTTCGACCCACAGTGCGTTCAAGCCTTTTTGAACGCTTGGGAAGATGTGATGGAGATCCGCAATCGCTACCAGGAAGAAGCGGCGTAG
- a CDS encoding universal stress protein gives MYQRILVATDGSELSQKAVTSAIDLAALCGAELVAVSVVPRYPQSYFEGGMVLQPEEMQRVEKQWADKGQSVVDAVKHTAAAKGVKTQAITLTSDVVSDALISAATKHQCDLIVMASHGRRGIQRLLLGSETQHVLTHASIPVLVLK, from the coding sequence ATGTACCAACGAATTCTGGTCGCTACCGATGGCTCGGAACTGTCCCAAAAAGCGGTCACCAGTGCCATAGACCTGGCAGCACTGTGTGGCGCCGAGTTGGTGGCCGTATCGGTGGTACCACGCTACCCCCAAAGTTACTTCGAAGGCGGCATGGTGCTGCAACCCGAAGAGATGCAGCGGGTCGAAAAACAATGGGCAGACAAGGGTCAGTCGGTGGTGGATGCCGTCAAACACACCGCAGCCGCCAAAGGTGTGAAGACCCAGGCCATCACCCTCACATCCGACGTGGTGTCCGACGCACTGATATCCGCCGCCACCAAACACCAGTGCGACTTGATCGTCATGGCCTCACACGGCCGCAGGGGCATTCAGCGCCTGCTGCTGGGCAGTGAGACACAGCATGTGCTGACCCATGCCAGCATTCCGGTGTTGGTTCTTAAGTGA
- a CDS encoding enoyl-CoA hydratase/isomerase family protein — MAGTVSVALADGCVVWVTLDHTGKFNAMSRAMWRSLRSVFEGIQQDAGVRCVVLRGQGGHFCAGGDIGEYADFRFEESSLRDFHENDVWGGLQAVLDCDVPVIAQIDGNCMGAGVEIASCCDIRIASDTARFGAPIAKLGFPMAPREAALVARAVGELTAREMLLSAAVLDAAEMHRRGFLNQVVAAPTLDVTVAAVVDRMRPLAPQAARMNKQTFRALAPVIAHNIATDLIANAYHYASSAEHVEGISAFTEKRPPRFGGGV; from the coding sequence ATGGCAGGAACGGTATCGGTAGCGCTGGCAGATGGCTGCGTGGTGTGGGTCACGCTGGACCACACGGGCAAATTCAACGCCATGTCGCGCGCCATGTGGCGCAGCTTGCGCAGTGTGTTTGAGGGAATCCAACAGGATGCCGGTGTGCGCTGCGTGGTGTTGCGCGGGCAGGGCGGACACTTTTGCGCGGGCGGCGACATTGGCGAATACGCCGATTTCCGTTTTGAAGAAAGCAGCTTGCGTGACTTCCACGAAAACGATGTCTGGGGCGGCCTGCAGGCCGTGCTGGACTGTGATGTGCCCGTCATCGCCCAGATAGACGGCAACTGCATGGGGGCAGGCGTGGAGATCGCCAGCTGCTGCGACATCCGCATCGCCAGCGACACGGCCCGTTTTGGCGCACCGATTGCCAAGTTGGGGTTCCCCATGGCACCGCGTGAGGCGGCCCTGGTGGCGCGCGCGGTGGGGGAGTTGACGGCGCGGGAGATGTTGTTGTCGGCCGCCGTGCTGGATGCGGCCGAGATGCATCGCCGTGGTTTCTTGAACCAAGTGGTCGCAGCCCCCACGCTGGATGTGACTGTGGCCGCGGTGGTGGACCGGATGCGCCCGCTGGCGCCCCAGGCTGCACGCATGAACAAACAGACATTTCGGGCTCTAGCCCCCGTAATTGCTCATAATATCGCTACTGACTTGATAGCAAACGCCTACCACTACGCCAGCTCCGCAGAACACGTGGAGGGCATCAGCGCCTTTACCGAGAAGCGCCCACCCCGGTTTGGCGGCGGTGTTTAA
- a CDS encoding FIST signal transduction protein: MKVSQTVVRYGNPNAHDFSALTAIQPNLVLAFGSVATLQAGAAAIAKAFPAAHRAGCSTAGEISAVGVEDGSLVITAMHFERTKIAQFSTALTNMEDSFAAGKRLASGLPILGLKAVLIFGQGVAINGSGVLSGMTEILGPKVPITGGLAGDGGAFAQTWVLDAKGISDNRLTCIGLYGEALEFSHGSFGGWSPFGPARKVTRSVNNVLFELDGESALEVYKRYLGEHAKGLPASGLLFPFAMLGSDHSEVGLIRTILGVDEAAGSLTLAGDIDPDGYLRLMHASTDALVDGAEAAAEAAKSMQQTGPHQGLALLVSCVGRKLVMGGRVDEEVEAVGDVFGQGATLAGFYSYGEISPFSPEVECKLHNQTMTITYIAETA, translated from the coding sequence ATGAAAGTGTCGCAAACCGTTGTACGTTACGGCAATCCCAACGCGCATGATTTTTCTGCGCTCACGGCGATTCAACCCAACCTCGTGCTGGCATTTGGATCGGTGGCAACGCTTCAGGCTGGGGCTGCGGCAATCGCAAAAGCCTTTCCCGCTGCGCATCGTGCCGGTTGTTCGACCGCTGGGGAAATATCCGCGGTTGGGGTAGAGGACGGCAGCCTGGTCATCACGGCCATGCACTTTGAGCGCACAAAAATAGCCCAATTCAGCACAGCGTTGACCAATATGGAGGACTCCTTCGCTGCTGGAAAGCGCCTGGCATCGGGTCTACCCATACTGGGACTGAAGGCGGTGTTGATCTTTGGGCAGGGCGTTGCCATCAACGGAAGCGGCGTTTTGTCCGGTATGACAGAAATTCTGGGTCCCAAGGTGCCAATTACCGGAGGCTTGGCAGGTGATGGTGGTGCATTTGCGCAGACCTGGGTGCTGGACGCGAAGGGCATCAGCGACAACCGCCTCACCTGTATTGGCCTGTATGGTGAAGCATTGGAGTTTTCGCATGGCTCTTTTGGCGGCTGGTCGCCGTTCGGACCGGCACGCAAGGTTACGCGGTCTGTGAACAATGTGCTGTTTGAGCTGGATGGCGAATCGGCGCTGGAGGTCTACAAGCGTTACCTCGGTGAACATGCCAAAGGCCTGCCAGCATCCGGTCTGTTGTTTCCGTTTGCGATGCTGGGTAGTGACCATTCCGAAGTGGGTCTGATCCGCACGATCTTGGGTGTTGACGAAGCAGCAGGCAGTCTGACCCTGGCCGGAGATATCGATCCCGACGGCTATTTGCGGCTTATGCATGCCAGCACTGACGCCCTGGTGGATGGTGCGGAAGCGGCTGCCGAAGCTGCAAAGTCCATGCAACAAACTGGGCCCCATCAGGGGTTGGCCTTGCTGGTGAGTTGTGTGGGCCGCAAACTGGTTATGGGCGGACGTGTGGATGAAGAGGTGGAGGCCGTGGGTGATGTCTTTGGCCAAGGTGCAACTTTGGCTGGGTTTTACTCTTACGGAGAGATCAGCCCTTTTAGCCCCGAGGTTGAGTGCAAGCTGCACAACCAGACAATGACCATTACCTACATCGCCGAAACGGCCTGA
- a CDS encoding tripartite tricarboxylate transporter substrate binding protein, producing the protein MDISESPHDAQRRHWLQAGAAAALALAGAPMTALAQARWPAKPVTVMVPFPAGGGTDAFARPMSAQFSKLTGTQMVIDNKGGAGGTLGASLASRAAPDGYTLFMGAVHHAIAPSMYPKLDYNIETDFIPLALLANVPQVLVVNPKNVTGDFAAFLAQVKAKPGQFNYGSAGGGTSHHLAGELFKQQSKTFITHIPYRGAGPALQDLIGGSVDMMFDGLGSSAQHIKGGRIKALMVSGAKRNAAFPDVPCAAELGLPDYTVTTWYGLWAPKGTPADVQARIVEEVRRLGAQDEIKTAWAGNGAEFPNLTPKQFGAFVSAEVKRWAAVVKAAGAKLD; encoded by the coding sequence ATGGACATTTCTGAATCCCCCCACGACGCCCAGCGTCGCCATTGGCTGCAGGCCGGTGCAGCCGCCGCGCTGGCCCTGGCGGGTGCCCCCATGACCGCCTTGGCCCAGGCGCGCTGGCCCGCCAAGCCGGTCACGGTCATGGTGCCGTTCCCGGCGGGCGGCGGTACAGACGCCTTTGCCCGGCCGATGTCGGCGCAGTTCTCCAAGTTGACGGGCACCCAGATGGTCATCGACAACAAAGGTGGCGCTGGCGGCACGCTGGGCGCCAGCCTGGCGTCCCGCGCCGCGCCCGACGGCTACACACTGTTCATGGGGGCCGTGCACCACGCCATTGCGCCGTCGATGTACCCCAAGCTGGACTACAACATCGAGACCGATTTCATCCCGCTGGCGCTGTTGGCCAATGTGCCCCAGGTGCTGGTGGTCAACCCCAAGAATGTGACGGGCGACTTTGCCGCATTTTTGGCCCAGGTCAAGGCCAAGCCGGGCCAGTTCAACTACGGCTCTGCTGGCGGCGGCACATCGCACCACCTGGCCGGTGAACTGTTCAAGCAGCAGAGCAAGACCTTTATCACCCACATCCCCTACCGCGGTGCTGGCCCGGCGCTGCAAGACCTGATAGGCGGCAGTGTGGACATGATGTTTGACGGCCTGGGTTCATCCGCCCAACACATCAAGGGTGGCCGTATCAAAGCGCTGATGGTGTCCGGTGCCAAGCGCAATGCCGCCTTCCCCGATGTGCCCTGCGCCGCCGAGCTGGGCCTGCCCGACTACACCGTCACCACCTGGTACGGCCTGTGGGCACCCAAGGGCACGCCGGCCGACGTGCAGGCCCGCATTGTGGAAGAAGTGCGCCGCCTGGGTGCGCAGGACGAAATCAAGACCGCCTGGGCCGGCAACGGTGCCGAGTTCCCCAACCTGACGCCCAAGCAGTTTGGCGCCTTTGTCAGTGCCGAGGTCAAACGCTGGGCCGCCGTGGTCAAGGCTGCGGGCGCCAAGCTCGACTAG